From the genome of Phyllostomus discolor isolate MPI-MPIP mPhyDis1 chromosome 12, mPhyDis1.pri.v3, whole genome shotgun sequence, one region includes:
- the LOC118497819 gene encoding leukocyte-associated immunoglobulin-like receptor 2 has protein sequence MVPAVGLAMGPHPNLLLVLMLCLAQTVHMQEGVLPKPSIRAKLGPVIHWEQPVTIMCRGPAGTDLFHLVQNENTSVYWDQNISSPHGSQGAETTFHVNVVSDIMPRSYFCSYSKGPSWSEPSEPLELKVTGEDVSTPPFRFAPGPSPTSQNYSVENYVRIGPAGVVLLILVVILAEAGHSWHR, from the exons ATGGTGCCAGCTGTGGGGCTGGCCATGGGCCCCCATCCCAACCTCCTCCTGGTCCTCA TGCTCTGCCTGGCCCAGACCGTCCACATGCAGGAGG GGGTCCTGCCCAAACCCTCCATCAGGGCCAAGCTGGGTCCTGTGATCCACTGGGAACAGCCTGTGACCATCATGTGCCGGGGCCCAGCTGGGACTGACCTATTCCATCTGGTGCAGAATGAGAATACATCTGTTTACTGGGATCAGAATATCTCTTCTCCACATGGCTCCCAGGGGGCAGAGACCACATTCCACGTCAACGTAGTGAGTGACATCATGCCCAGGAGTTATTTCTGCTCTTATAGTAAAGGGCCCAGCTGGTCTGAGCCCAGTGAGCCCCTGGAGCTGAAGGTGACAGGTGAGGACGTCTCCACTCCACCATTCAGGTTTGCCCCAGGTCCCT cccccacctcccagaaTTACTCAGTAGAGAACTATGTCCGCATTGGCCCGGCAGGAGTGGTGTTGCTGATCCTGGTGGTGATCCTGGCAGAGGCTGGGCACAGCTGGCACAGGTAG